The Phaseolus vulgaris mitochondrion, complete genome genome includes a window with the following:
- the mttB gene encoding transport membrane protein, whose product MILGEVRIRSVRILIGLGLTWFTRYWFPEELISPLAKPFLTLSLDSYFVCTQSTEASPTYVATSSIACSYFVFPLISHQIWCFLIPSCYGEQRRKYNRFLYLSGSRFSLLLFLTLPRVVPNVWYFLYFVGATSTNSLMIKLQPKIYDHIMLTVRISFIPSVCSQVPVIVICLPEPRGLSVETFTNNRRFFMVFPLLTAALSTPPDIWCQIVAHFLISSIIELTIFVASIVQVREEAGRVE is encoded by the coding sequence ACGATTCTAGGAGAAGTTCGAATCCGTTCCGTTCGGATATTGATCGGTCTTGGTTTGACATGGTTTACGCGTTACTGGTTCCCGGAAGAGTTAATCTCTCCATTAGCTAAACCCTTTCTTACCCTGTCTTTGGACTCGTATTTTGTTTGTACACAATCAACGGAGGCCTCCCCGACATATGTTGCAACGTCTTCAATAGCATGTTCTTACTTCGTCTTTCCCTTAATAAGTCATCAAATTTGGTGCTTTTTGATCCCCAGTTGCTATGGGGAACAAAGGAGGAAATACAATCGATTCCTCTATTTAAGTGGTTCTCGCTTCTCCTTGTTACTGTTCCTAACTCTTCCCCGGGTAGTTCCCAATGTTTGGTACTTTCTATACTTCGTGGGTGCAACATCAACAAATTCGCTCATGATCAAGTTACAACCTAAGATCTATGACCATATTATGCTAACTGTTCGTATTTCGTTCATTCCATCGGTATGCTCTCAGGTACCTGTAATTGTGATCTGTTTGCCAGAACCAAGGGGTCTTTCTGTGGAAACCTTCACGAACAATCGTCGTTTTTTTATGGTTTTTCCGCTTCTCACAGCTGCTCTTTCCACACCTCCGGATATCTGGTGCCAAATCGTCGCCCATTTCCTTATTTCTTCGATAATAGAGTTGACTATCTTTGTGGCATCGATTGTACAAGTTCGCGAAGAGGCTGGACGAGTGGAATGA